CTGAGAGGGGACACGAACACCTGCCCTGCACGGGGGGGGGGACACGGACACCTGAGAGGGGACACGAACACCTGCCCTGCCCGGAGGGGGACACGGACACCTGAGGGGGGACACGAacacctgccctgcccgggggggGGGACACGGACACCTGAGGGGGGACACGGGAGGTGCCAGCCCCGGCCGGAGGGGACACTGGAGGTGCCAGCCCCGGCCGGAGGGGACGCGCCCCCCGCTCCTGCCCCGGTTGTCACCCGGGCAGCGGCGGCCCGAACGCGGCTGGTGGCAGTGGCGGGGCTGTCCCCCGTGGCGTGGCCGCGCTGTGACACCCGCGGGCTGCGGGGACACGGGCGGGGGGTCCCGGCCGAGCGGCGCCGGGCTCGGGCAGCACCGGGAGGGGGGAAAgcagcgcccgcagccccccccggccccggaGCTTTCACGTTGGTGCGGAGCTGACGGGAGCGGAGGGGGCTGCGGGGACCCCAGGGCAGCGCCAATGTCACCGCGCTGTCACAGCCGTCCCCCGACCGAGGGGGATCAGGGCGCGGgtggcccccagcagcagccgcggggggacacggggaggggGGGACCGGAGCTTTCTGCCCCATTTATCCCAGTGACAGCAAACAGACATTTTCCAAAGGTCACACGATGGCTCTGCTGCGGGGAGGGGGGGCGCGGGCTGCACCCCCCGGCACAgcggggacagggctggggggggtCCCCGCCTGCCCCCACCTCCCCAGGGGcagtgaggaggaagaggagggtcTGGGGGTGAAGGCGCGGGGCTGGAGCCGCCGGGGGGTGCCGGGGGTGAGGAGCCGAGGCGGCCCCCCCCGAGCAAACAGGGCTCTGCCGCCTGCCCGCGTTTTATGGCCCCGGTTCCGCCGGAGGCGCCATTAGGGCCCCCCGGAGGAAGCCCCTTATCAGCCCTGTTTGCTTTTCCGGacacctgggaggggacacggaCACCTGGGAGGGGGGGACACGGACACCTGGGAGGGGGGGACAcggacacacagccctgcaccggAGGGgcggggacacacacacacagctcgGGGACAGGATGAGACCACAGCCCACGGGGACCCTGGGGGTtgccagcccctccctgggtcccaccaggacccccaccCATGCCAGAacacccacagcccctccacCAAGTCCTCAGAGTGGGTCCTCCTGAAGCAGCTCCCCACAAGCCTCTCAGACTCACATCCCTCCCCAGATTTGCCCCCCCAAAGTGGCTCCCCATGAGGGTCCCCCAAAAgtgctcccctgcagcagcccctccacCCCAAGCCCCTAAAGGAGCTCTGCCCTCCAAGCCCCCCCAAAAGCATCTCTCCTGAATCAGCTTCCCCCAGAGTGACTCCTCTGAAGCAGTTTCCCCCACAGCAACCCTTCCCTCCCAATCAGGTCCCCCCAAAGTGACTCCTCTGAAGCAGtttccccccagagcagcccctcccTCACCATCAGCTCCCCAAAGCACTCCTGCATTGCATTCCAGAACCCCAAAAGCAGTTTGTACCCCAAAAGCTGCAGTTCCCCTCCTCACCCTGGCACCCAAAGCTGATCCCCCTGGGGTGAGACATTAAACATTTCTCAGTCCATcagtaaaaatacttttttttttttttggggggggggagcAGTGACACCCCTCAGCAGGGAGAAGCACCCTGACCACACAGTGGCAGGACCCCCCCCGACCCATCCTCTGCCAAAATTATCAAATATTTACAAAcaccaccaaaacaaaacaaaaccaaaaaaaaaaaaaaacaccccccaaaaaatcaacaaaTAAATAGCGACGctccttaaaaaaatccctcccaCCCTTTATCCCCATTGCCCCTCATCCATCGGTGGCCAGGATGACCACGGCCCCGAAGATGCCGACGTTCTGGCCGATGAGCTTCATCTGGTTCCAGAACTCGACGCGGCGCAGCGCGTGCCAGTAGCCCAGGTTGCCGTCGATGAGCAGGatggccaggggcagcagcacgGCCAGCACCTGGGCCGCTGTCCTCACGTAGTACCCCGAGAGGAaggccagggccagcagcccgtagagcaggaagagcagctgcagggccagctcACCCCCCAGCAGATGGTCCAGGTAGGCCAGGCGGTCCTcggtgctgtgctgcagggagtAGGCctggggggacagcaggggacaaggggacactCACAGTGGGGTGTGGCATTGGTGCCATGCAAGGTTTCTACCCCAGGGACAACGGGGACCTGAAGTGTGGTGGCACTGCGAACACCCACACAAGAGTTGTGGCAGTAGGAACACTCACACAAGAGTTCTGGGATGGGGAGAGGTGGCAGAAGGGGGTCCCCAAAACCTGGGGTTCATAGGGAATGCAGTGTGGTGTTACTGGTGACAATCCCCCAAGGACATCTGCTGCCTGAGGCTTCTCCCCTGGGTTGGTGTGGGCTTGGTGACACTGGTGACACCACCCTGAGGTGATCTGTGGTGGTGGATTGTCCCTGAGGGTCCCACCAGGGACAATCTGGAGCACTGTCCCAAggcttctcctgcagggaactgTGTCCCCAGCCCGCAGCACAGCGGTGCCTGTGTCCCCTgaccctggctgtcccctggctgtccccaggctgtccccagtaCCTGGCAGATGAGGTAGATGCCCAGGAACACCTGGCCTGTGGACTGCAGGGAGCGGCTGCGGGGTTTCTGCCGGTACAGCTCCCCAGCCCCGCTGGCCAGGATCAGGAACCCGCCGATGATGGCGATGGTGCGCGAGTACATCCTCACCTGTGGGGCCACGCTGCCATCAGTGCCACCCACAGTGCCCTCGGTGCCACCCAGAGCACCCTCAGTGCCACCTGGGctgccctcagtgccacccagggctctgggggcagcaggggtggGGCTCTCACCTTGAGCCAGTCTCCATAGTGCACATGCCCCCCGACATGGGCAGCATAGGTGGCcactgccagctgcagggcagcccccaGGGCGAACCAGCGCCGCTTGACCCCGAAGGACATGAAGCTGGCACAGAGCACGGCCACGCCCATGTCCACGTACAGGTAGGGCACTGGGATGTCCGGCTTcctgcggggacagggacagcagctctggcacccCCGCGCTCATCCCAGAGCCTCCCTCAGGatatggggcagccacagccctcccctgccccacagagcccctccgagccccctctgctgctctgtccccttccctgccccacagagccccctctgctgctctgtccccttccctgccccacagagcccctccgagccccctctgccccaggcagcagctccgtgCCCCACCTCAAACGCcacctgtcccagccccaccGAAGGTCCCTGGCACCTGTCCCAGACCCACCCCCAGTCCCTCACACCCCGGGCTTCCCCCGGCTCTCAGGGCCCCGCAGCAGCCTCTGCACCCCGGACACTCCCCCAGACCCTCGAGACCCCACACCCCCTCTGACCCTCCAGACCCCACAAGCACCCCAGGCTCTCACAGACCCccgccagcccagccccacagccgCCCCTGCCCTCACAaccgcccgcagcccctcacaggcccaggctccccaggagcACTCGCAGGCGCCCGGCCCCGTCTCGCCCCCGGGCGCGCACCGGCGCAGGTCGGCGCGCTCGGCGCACAGCAGGAGCCCGCTGAAGCAGTGCCAGAAGGGGAAGCGGGTGAGCAGGACGCCGCCGCCCGCCGTCAGCAGGCGCAGCGCCCGCCGCCTCCACCCGCGGCCCGCCGCCATTACCGGGCCGTCCCGCCGGAAATGCCGCGCCGGAATTGCCGCCTCGTGGACCAATCAGCGCCGTGCCTGGTGAAGCCACGCCCCCTCTTTACAAACCACGCCCCTGTAATTGTAGCGCCCTCATTCCCCTCAGGCCGCGCCTCTCCATTCAAATGGCGGATCCTGCCCCAAAACTGCGGCCCCGCTCTGTTACAGCCGCGCCCCGGAGCCTCCAGCCTGCCCCGGGCCGCACCTTCCCCCCGAAACCCCGCCATGGCCTCATCCGCGCCCATCAATCAATCAAACCCTAATTGAATATGCGGCGCCAGGCCCCGCCTCCCGCTGAAGCCACGCCCCATAACAAAGGGGAAGTAAACCCCGCCCCAAGCCACGCCCACTCATCTTAACCACGTCCCTCATGAGGCCACGCCCCATTGAGCCCCCACAGACTCCGGTGATGGTTAAAAAAATTTCgggtttttattgttttttgcTAAACAAGACtaaaaaattttccttttttttttctttttttttaattttttttttaatctttaatttTCCTAAAGGCAGGGCTTGAATTGTTTTGAGTTTgatctgctttttgtttttaattaaaaaaaacccaaacaaaaaaaacaatgGGAGGAAacaaaagggggagggggaggatcgtggcaaaaaaaaaaattaaaattaaaaaagaaattaaaaattaaatgaaaaagggcaaaaaaaaattaaaaacataaaggaaatggggtgaaaaccccaaatccaggttCTGGCTGCTCCCAAGGGGGTGTTAGAGGGATTTTTTGCCACGACCCTGCTAGAAGCAGACAAATatttaaagaacattttaatatatattcatatatatatttaaagataagaaaaataagaCTAATTCAAGCCTTGCCCTGtgcaaacaaaattaaaacgAGACCACGTTGGTCACGAGGGTCCCGGGTCAGCCACCACAGTCAGCTCGTTAGCTTTATTTTctggagggatttttggggaagagGGAGGCAGGAAttgggaggaaaagggaaagaaaaaaaaaaaaggccaaaaaataaaattaacagaGTCTGACTGGCTGGAGGGAGAAACCATGGCGGAAAAACAAAGTCTGTTAGTCAAGTAATGCGTGAGGAGCTTTAAATTATTCTCTTTTCTCATTTGTTTTGAAGTCTAAAGTTTGGAATTGGTTG
The sequence above is a segment of the Agelaius phoeniceus isolate bAgePho1 chromosome 26, bAgePho1.hap1, whole genome shotgun sequence genome. Coding sequences within it:
- the TMEM101 gene encoding transmembrane protein 101, with translation MAAGRGWRRRALRLLTAGGGVLLTRFPFWHCFSGLLLCAERADLRRKPDIPVPYLYVDMGVAVLCASFMSFGVKRRWFALGAALQLAVATYAAHVGGHVHYGDWLKVRMYSRTIAIIGGFLILASGAGELYRQKPRSRSLQSTGQVFLGIYLICQAYSLQHSTEDRLAYLDHLLGGELALQLLFLLYGLLALAFLSGYYVRTAAQVLAVLLPLAILLIDGNLGYWHALRRVEFWNQMKLIGQNVGIFGAVVILATDG